A stretch of Mycobacterium sp. ITM-2016-00316 DNA encodes these proteins:
- a CDS encoding thioesterase family protein: protein MSDCYYELLDADDPVGERFAATDLVRSTWSASIQHGAPPSALLVRALERCEQREDTRLSRVLIDLLGPVPAEGDLWVRARRERAGTQIELITAEMLAPGPDGSPRAVARASGWRLQQQDTTEVVHAPAPPLRPLAQARSRDMAKDWDTNYVHSIDWRWLTQPLADGPGESWLSPTVDVVKGETMTPLQRLFTVADDANGIGTKIDIRQWTFLNTDLVVHIHRVPEGPWIGIRAETNYGPDGIGTTLGTLFDEQGPVGAIQQSVLVRRRQSR from the coding sequence GTGTCGGACTGCTACTACGAGCTCCTCGACGCCGACGACCCCGTCGGTGAGCGATTCGCCGCCACCGATCTGGTGCGCAGCACCTGGTCGGCGTCCATCCAGCACGGCGCCCCGCCGTCGGCGCTGCTGGTGCGTGCCCTGGAACGCTGCGAGCAGCGCGAGGACACCCGGCTGAGCCGGGTGCTGATCGACCTACTGGGTCCGGTGCCCGCCGAGGGTGACCTGTGGGTGCGGGCGCGCCGGGAACGCGCGGGTACGCAGATCGAGTTGATCACCGCCGAGATGCTCGCCCCCGGCCCGGACGGCTCCCCGCGCGCCGTCGCGCGCGCCAGCGGGTGGCGGTTGCAGCAGCAGGACACCACCGAGGTGGTGCACGCCCCGGCCCCGCCACTGCGTCCGCTGGCGCAGGCACGCAGCCGGGACATGGCCAAGGATTGGGATACCAACTACGTGCACAGCATCGACTGGCGTTGGCTGACACAACCTTTGGCCGACGGTCCCGGTGAATCCTGGTTGAGTCCCACCGTCGACGTCGTCAAGGGCGAAACGATGACACCGTTGCAGCGACTGTTCACGGTGGCCGATGACGCGAACGGGATCGGCACCAAGATCGACATCCGGCAATGGACATTTCTCAATACCGACCTGGTGGTGCACATCCACCGGGTGCCGGAGGGGCCGTGGATCGGCATCCGGGCCGAGACGAACTACGGCCCCGACGGCATCGGCACCACCCTGGGCACCCTGTTCGACGAACAGGGCCCGGTCGGCGCCATTCAACAGTCGGTGCTGGTGCGCCGCAGGCAGAGTCGCTAG
- a CDS encoding polyketide cyclase, giving the protein MGIVTTSSETAFTQSAEAIYDFVTNPANWAKTYPGGPRITGVRETLPLRVGDTWQEAHPTEDRVFTWQLAIATRPRMWVFSSVGRLGTDYDGNGGFEGRMTIEYHFSRPDPGVTLFARTMTIEAYRDAPMGDGFFRIVNPSHIDAYHAAVARELDALS; this is encoded by the coding sequence TTGGGCATCGTCACCACCAGTTCGGAAACCGCGTTCACCCAATCCGCGGAAGCCATCTACGATTTCGTCACCAACCCGGCCAACTGGGCCAAGACCTACCCGGGCGGACCGCGTATCACCGGTGTGCGGGAGACGTTGCCGCTGAGAGTCGGTGACACCTGGCAGGAGGCCCACCCCACCGAGGACAGGGTGTTCACCTGGCAGCTGGCGATCGCCACCCGGCCGCGGATGTGGGTGTTCAGTTCGGTGGGCCGCCTCGGCACCGACTACGACGGCAACGGCGGATTCGAGGGCCGGATGACCATCGAATATCACTTCAGCCGACCCGATCCCGGCGTCACGCTGTTCGCGCGGACCATGACCATCGAAGCGTATCGCGATGCGCCGATGGGTGACGGGTTCTTCCGGATCGTCAACCCGTCCCACATCGACGCCTATCACGCCGCGGTGGCCCGCGAGCTCGACGCGCTCAGCTGA
- a CDS encoding amino acid permease, with protein MTSWRRKSVEQSIADTDEPGTRLRKDLTWWDLTVFGVSVVVGAGIFTVTASTAANITGPAISVSFLLAAVTCGLAALCYAEFASTVPVAGSAYTFSYATFGEFVAWIIGWDLILEFAIGAAVVAKGWSSYLGTVFGFSGGIAEVGPLNVDWGALLIVAVVASLLVMGTKLSSHVSLVITAIKVAVVLLVVIVGAFYIKMANYDPFIPPAESGTEATGSGLDQSVFSLLTGAAGSHYGVYGLLAGASIVFFAFIGFDVVATTAEETKDPQRDVAKGILASLAIVTVLYVAVAIVLAGMAPYLELREAGDGHPNLATAFELNGVGWAAKMISIGALAGLTTVVMVLMLGLSRVLFAMSRDGLLPRPLARTGEHGTPVRITVLVAVLIAIAASVFPVGKLEEMVNVGTLFAFVLVSAGVIVLRRTRPDLKRGFRVPWVPLLPIASIVACLWLMLNLTGLTWVRFAAWMALGVVVYLCYGKRHSLLGKREAGIPPGVN; from the coding sequence ATGACCAGTTGGCGCAGGAAATCGGTCGAACAGTCGATCGCCGATACCGACGAACCGGGAACCCGGCTCCGCAAAGACCTGACATGGTGGGACCTCACCGTGTTCGGGGTGTCGGTCGTGGTGGGTGCGGGCATCTTCACGGTCACCGCGTCGACCGCCGCCAACATCACCGGGCCGGCGATATCCGTGTCGTTTCTGCTCGCCGCGGTCACCTGCGGGCTGGCCGCGCTCTGCTACGCCGAGTTCGCGTCCACGGTTCCGGTGGCCGGCAGCGCTTACACCTTCTCCTATGCCACCTTCGGCGAGTTCGTCGCCTGGATCATCGGCTGGGACCTGATCCTGGAATTCGCCATCGGTGCGGCCGTGGTCGCCAAGGGGTGGTCGAGTTATCTGGGCACGGTGTTCGGGTTCTCCGGCGGCATCGCCGAGGTCGGGCCGCTGAACGTCGACTGGGGCGCCCTGCTGATCGTCGCGGTGGTGGCCAGCCTGCTGGTCATGGGTACCAAGCTGTCCTCCCACGTCAGTCTGGTGATCACCGCGATCAAGGTCGCCGTCGTGCTGCTGGTGGTGATCGTCGGCGCCTTCTACATCAAGATGGCCAACTACGACCCGTTCATCCCGCCCGCCGAGTCCGGCACCGAGGCGACCGGCTCGGGCCTGGACCAGTCGGTCTTCTCCCTGCTGACGGGGGCGGCCGGCAGTCATTACGGTGTCTACGGTCTGCTGGCCGGGGCCTCCATCGTGTTCTTCGCGTTCATCGGCTTCGACGTGGTGGCCACCACCGCCGAGGAGACCAAGGACCCGCAGCGCGATGTCGCCAAGGGCATCCTGGCGTCGCTGGCCATCGTCACGGTGCTCTACGTGGCCGTCGCCATCGTCCTCGCGGGCATGGCCCCGTATCTGGAACTTCGAGAGGCCGGCGACGGACACCCCAACCTGGCGACCGCGTTCGAACTCAACGGGGTGGGCTGGGCCGCCAAGATGATCTCGATCGGTGCGCTGGCGGGCCTGACCACGGTGGTGATGGTGCTGATGCTGGGCCTGTCGCGGGTGCTGTTCGCGATGTCGCGGGACGGCTTGTTGCCGCGGCCGCTGGCACGCACCGGTGAGCACGGCACGCCGGTGCGCATCACCGTGCTGGTCGCGGTGCTGATCGCCATCGCGGCGTCGGTCTTCCCCGTGGGCAAGCTGGAGGAGATGGTCAACGTCGGCACACTGTTCGCCTTCGTGCTCGTCTCGGCCGGGGTGATCGTGCTGCGTCGTACGCGCCCCGACCTCAAACGCGGGTTCCGGGTGCCGTGGGTGCCGCTGCTGCCGATCGCCTCGATCGTGGCCTGCCTGTGGCTGATGCTGAATCTCACCGGCCTGACCTGGGTGCGGTTCGCCGCCTGGATGGCGCTGGGGGTGGTGGTCTACCTGTGCTACGGCAAGCGGCATTCGCTGCTCGGTAAGCGCGAGGCCGGCATCCCGCCGGGAGTCAACTGA
- a CDS encoding zinc-binding dehydrogenase produces MWSYRLVAPFTFERADLPEPDPQRLADGQVLLRFLAAGICGSDLPGFRGAQGKLPGDTGCCAAEMDGFPIHEIAGEVLVSAHPAHAVGDRVVGWASGFDGLQAQVVADGDGLSRYRPDLTPQHAIGLQPLACVLYAVEQLGDLTGKRVAVIGQGSIGLLFSYVVKAAGAAHVTGVDPVDRETLGPAFGVDEVVRATSDRWVRHVTDKFDVVVETVGHQVATLNHALDAAAFGATVFYFGVPDDDSYPISMRTMLRNNLTLKSGVTLERRRVLAAADAFAGRHPQLLPDYLTHFFGPDEAQAAFEQACRPDPKRVKIAIVA; encoded by the coding sequence ATGTGGAGTTACCGACTGGTCGCGCCGTTCACATTCGAGCGCGCCGACCTGCCCGAGCCCGATCCGCAGCGACTGGCCGACGGACAGGTGCTGCTGCGCTTCCTGGCCGCCGGGATCTGCGGTAGCGACCTGCCCGGTTTCCGGGGAGCGCAGGGGAAGCTGCCCGGCGACACCGGATGCTGCGCCGCCGAGATGGATGGCTTCCCGATCCACGAGATCGCCGGTGAGGTACTGGTCAGTGCCCACCCGGCGCACGCGGTGGGGGACCGGGTGGTCGGCTGGGCCTCCGGGTTCGACGGGCTGCAGGCCCAGGTGGTGGCAGACGGTGACGGATTGTCCCGGTACCGGCCAGATCTGACACCGCAGCACGCCATCGGGCTGCAACCGTTGGCCTGCGTGCTCTACGCCGTCGAGCAACTCGGCGACCTGACCGGCAAACGGGTCGCGGTCATCGGGCAGGGCTCGATCGGACTGCTGTTCTCCTACGTGGTCAAGGCCGCCGGCGCCGCCCACGTCACCGGTGTCGACCCGGTCGACCGCGAGACGCTCGGCCCGGCGTTCGGTGTCGACGAGGTGGTCCGCGCGACCAGCGATCGGTGGGTCCGCCACGTCACCGACAAGTTCGACGTCGTCGTCGAGACGGTCGGGCATCAGGTCGCCACCCTCAACCACGCTCTCGACGCCGCCGCGTTCGGCGCGACGGTGTTCTACTTCGGGGTGCCCGATGACGACAGCTACCCGATCAGCATGCGCACCATGCTGCGCAACAATCTGACCCTGAAATCCGGTGTGACGCTGGAACGCCGGCGGGTACTGGCCGCCGCCGACGCGTTCGCCGGCCGGCACCCGCAGCTGCTGCCCGACTACCTGACGCACTTCTTCGGCCCCGATGAGGCACAGGCCGCCTTCGAACAGGCCTGCCGGCCCGACCCGAAGCGGGTCAAGATCGCGATCGTCGCGTGA
- a CDS encoding NIPSNAP family protein yields MRKYHRHTLLYLHETIELGSGGSDEFSERFTGIYQPMMEQLGARLFALWEATPYDGHWPQVTIIWEIDAFADYARIGKAQARGGSHAAAATAWAAYLSGIGAHGEGRIMYAAPQNRNLAQLREERFTAELVIQEVMQTKPGKQDDYIRELERLYVPWSESTGKRWLGSFTTTFRFNEVIHYWALDGGWDCFENHYPSWKDAPPAEIVTWMSVAPALRDGWEDSILAALPASPLQ; encoded by the coding sequence GTGCGTAAATACCACCGCCACACACTGCTGTACTTGCACGAGACCATCGAGCTGGGCAGCGGTGGCAGCGATGAGTTCAGCGAACGCTTCACCGGCATTTATCAGCCGATGATGGAGCAACTGGGAGCCCGGTTGTTCGCGCTGTGGGAGGCGACGCCCTACGACGGGCACTGGCCCCAGGTCACCATCATCTGGGAGATCGACGCGTTCGCCGACTATGCAAGGATCGGCAAGGCGCAGGCCCGCGGCGGCAGCCACGCCGCCGCCGCCACCGCATGGGCGGCCTACCTGTCCGGGATCGGCGCGCACGGCGAGGGCCGGATCATGTATGCCGCACCGCAGAACCGCAACCTCGCACAGTTGCGGGAGGAACGCTTCACCGCCGAGCTGGTGATCCAGGAGGTCATGCAGACCAAGCCCGGCAAGCAGGACGATTACATCCGGGAACTGGAACGCCTCTACGTGCCGTGGTCGGAAAGCACCGGCAAGCGCTGGCTCGGATCGTTCACCACCACCTTTCGGTTCAACGAGGTCATCCATTACTGGGCGCTGGACGGCGGGTGGGACTGTTTCGAGAACCACTATCCGTCCTGGAAGGACGCCCCACCCGCGGAGATCGTCACCTGGATGTCCGTGGCGCCCGCGCTGCGCGACGGCTGGGAGGACTCGATCCTGGCCGCACTACCGGCGTCCCCACTGCAGTGA
- a CDS encoding SMP-30/gluconolactonase/LRE family protein has translation MTIQPLANGFCFGEGARWFEGLVWFSDMLGEAVHTVTLHGEMSTLPLPGHAPSGLGFRPDGTLLIASTRRREILAYDGESVSVLADVADLVPADLGDMVVDSAGRAYIGSQAREGGVIVRLDLDDRVSVVAEDLNFPNGMVITPDGTFVVAESTARRLSAFTLADDGALHDRRVFAEGLDGPPDGLAVDADGGVWAAMTLAHAFERITPEGVTDRIDMAGRTAIACALGGPEGRTLFLLSSTDAYPERLIGTKLSTLDAVSVDIPAA, from the coding sequence ATGACCATCCAGCCGTTGGCCAACGGGTTCTGCTTCGGCGAGGGCGCACGCTGGTTCGAGGGCCTGGTCTGGTTCTCCGACATGCTCGGCGAGGCCGTGCACACCGTCACGTTGCACGGTGAGATGTCGACCCTGCCGCTGCCCGGCCATGCGCCGTCCGGACTGGGGTTCCGGCCGGACGGTACCTTGCTGATCGCGTCCACCCGGCGGCGCGAGATCCTGGCCTATGACGGTGAATCCGTTTCGGTGCTGGCCGATGTCGCCGATCTGGTGCCCGCGGACCTCGGCGATATGGTCGTCGACTCCGCAGGACGGGCGTACATCGGGTCGCAGGCCCGTGAGGGCGGCGTGATCGTCCGGCTGGACCTCGATGACCGGGTGTCGGTGGTCGCCGAGGATCTCAACTTCCCCAACGGCATGGTGATCACCCCCGACGGCACCTTCGTGGTCGCCGAGTCGACCGCGCGGCGCCTGAGCGCGTTCACCCTCGCCGACGACGGCGCCCTGCACGATCGGCGGGTGTTCGCCGAGGGGTTGGACGGCCCACCCGACGGGCTGGCCGTGGACGCCGATGGTGGCGTGTGGGCGGCGATGACCCTGGCGCATGCGTTCGAGCGCATCACCCCCGAGGGCGTCACCGACCGCATCGACATGGCCGGGCGCACCGCCATCGCCTGTGCGCTGGGCGGGCCGGAGGGACGGACCCTGTTCCTGCTGTCCAGCACCGACGCGTACCCCGAGCGCCTGATCGGCACCAAGCTGTCCACCCTCGACGCGGTCAGCGTCGACATCCCCGCTGCCTGA
- a CDS encoding HpcH/HpaI aldolase/citrate lyase family protein, whose protein sequence is MSRLQDVLAAKEHIWGGWVVGPTIIGPEEFAQAGYDYVGFDVQHGYLDDADVALLLRRLEHVPIATAVRLPSAAPAPIGRVLDAGADAVIIAMVESADQAATAVAATRYAPAGVRSFGPLRASLGVDTAALEAAADVYVMIETVRGLAALDEICAVPGLTGVYVGPADLAISMGHRLADAWTHPDVHAAVAEIQDTAAAAGLVAGIHAGAGKPGKAMAELGFRMITLTSESQALRRGAAAHLSEAQS, encoded by the coding sequence GTGAGCCGCCTGCAGGACGTGCTGGCGGCCAAGGAGCACATCTGGGGCGGCTGGGTGGTCGGGCCGACCATCATCGGGCCCGAGGAATTCGCCCAGGCCGGCTACGACTACGTCGGATTCGACGTCCAGCACGGCTATCTCGACGACGCCGACGTCGCGCTGTTGCTGCGCCGCCTCGAGCACGTGCCGATCGCCACGGCCGTGCGGTTGCCGTCGGCCGCCCCGGCGCCGATCGGCCGGGTGCTCGACGCGGGTGCCGACGCGGTGATCATCGCCATGGTCGAATCGGCGGACCAGGCCGCCACCGCGGTGGCCGCCACCCGCTACGCCCCGGCCGGTGTGCGCAGCTTCGGGCCGCTGCGGGCCTCCCTGGGCGTCGACACCGCCGCGCTGGAGGCCGCCGCCGACGTCTACGTGATGATCGAAACCGTGCGGGGGTTGGCCGCGCTCGACGAGATCTGCGCGGTGCCGGGCCTGACGGGTGTCTACGTCGGGCCCGCCGACCTGGCCATCTCCATGGGCCACCGGCTCGCCGACGCCTGGACCCACCCCGACGTGCACGCGGCGGTGGCAGAGATCCAGGACACCGCCGCCGCTGCCGGACTGGTCGCCGGTATCCACGCCGGAGCGGGCAAGCCCGGAAAGGCCATGGCCGAGCTCGGTTTCCGGATGATCACGCTGACATCGGAATCCCAGGCGCTGCGCCGCGGCGCAGCCGCACACCTGAGCGAGGCCCAGTCATGA
- a CDS encoding DUF2631 domain-containing protein, producing MGKTEVERYNGVDVEDVPSAKWGWSTENPRVLHLIGIFSALLLVAMTHGNHVGHVEDIFLIVFAVMILGIVARDWIARSRGWYR from the coding sequence GTGGGCAAGACCGAGGTCGAGCGCTACAACGGCGTCGACGTGGAAGACGTGCCGTCGGCGAAATGGGGCTGGTCCACCGAGAACCCGCGCGTCCTGCACCTCATCGGCATCTTCTCGGCGCTGCTACTTGTCGCCATGACCCACGGCAATCACGTCGGGCATGTCGAGGACATCTTCCTCATCGTCTTCGCGGTGATGATTCTCGGCATCGTGGCGCGGGACTGGATCGCGCGTAGCCGGGGCTGGTACCGCTAG
- a CDS encoding cytochrome P450, whose product MSNFSYDPFDPAVMADPLPYYQVLRDEHPVYFLPQWDTYALSRFADIWEALRLTDGTFVASESTLPSAAVLEHHNTGPVDDPPLHPMPFHANFDSPIYENVRRCTSSQFRPRSAAKLGDRIRTLANERLDELLPRGTFDLTQDYGGHVAAAMVCEFVGLPVELAPEVLATVNAGSLAQPGEGVEVANSRPGYLSYLTPIIERRRVEGADGSVPIADSLINFVLPDGSGFSDTEAATQMLGVFIGGTETVPKITATGLWQLAEHPDQLAEVRADLDGNVPIAREEILRYTAPAQWFARTARRPYEIHGTTINPGQRIIALMASAARDEREYPEPDAFIWNRPIERLLSFGHGQHFCLGVHVARLEVTIMIQEWLKRVPEYRIRTERASRPPSSFQWGWNNIPVEV is encoded by the coding sequence ATGTCGAACTTTTCGTACGATCCGTTCGACCCGGCCGTGATGGCCGACCCACTGCCGTACTACCAGGTACTGCGCGACGAGCATCCGGTCTACTTCCTGCCGCAGTGGGACACCTACGCGCTGTCCCGGTTCGCCGACATCTGGGAGGCGCTGCGGCTCACCGACGGCACCTTCGTGGCGTCGGAGAGCACGCTGCCGTCCGCGGCCGTGCTGGAACACCACAACACCGGCCCGGTCGACGATCCGCCGCTGCACCCCATGCCGTTTCACGCGAACTTCGATTCGCCCATCTACGAGAACGTGCGGCGCTGCACCTCGTCGCAGTTCCGGCCACGGTCGGCGGCCAAGCTCGGCGACCGGATCCGGACGCTGGCCAACGAACGACTCGACGAGTTGCTGCCTCGCGGCACCTTCGACCTGACCCAGGACTACGGAGGGCACGTCGCGGCCGCGATGGTGTGTGAGTTCGTCGGACTGCCAGTCGAACTGGCTCCCGAGGTGCTCGCCACCGTCAATGCGGGCAGTCTGGCGCAGCCGGGGGAGGGCGTCGAGGTCGCCAATTCCCGGCCGGGTTACCTGTCCTACCTCACACCGATCATCGAGCGGCGCCGGGTGGAAGGCGCCGACGGCAGTGTCCCGATCGCCGACAGTCTGATCAACTTCGTGCTGCCCGATGGCTCCGGTTTCAGTGACACCGAGGCCGCCACCCAGATGCTGGGCGTCTTCATCGGTGGCACCGAGACGGTCCCCAAGATCACCGCGACCGGTCTGTGGCAACTCGCCGAGCATCCCGATCAGCTCGCCGAGGTGCGCGCCGACCTGGACGGCAACGTGCCGATCGCGCGGGAGGAGATCCTGCGCTACACCGCGCCGGCCCAGTGGTTCGCCCGAACGGCCCGGCGCCCGTATGAGATTCACGGCACCACCATCAATCCCGGCCAGCGCATCATCGCGTTGATGGCCTCGGCGGCCCGCGACGAACGCGAGTACCCGGAGCCGGACGCGTTCATCTGGAACCGGCCGATCGAACGGCTGCTGTCCTTCGGGCACGGCCAGCATTTCTGCCTCGGTGTGCACGTGGCGCGACTGGAGGTGACCATCATGATCCAGGAATGGTTGAAACGGGTTCCCGAGTACCGCATCCGCACCGAGCGTGCGTCGCGGCCACCATCGAGTTTCCAGTGGGGTTGGAATAACATCCCGGTGGAGGTCTAG
- a CDS encoding SDR family NAD(P)-dependent oxidoreductase — MTPPVALVTGAARGQGAAIVARLHADGFRVAACDLLLDELRSSTAAYGGNVIALELDVTSEAQWNAVVAATVERFGALSALVNNAGVLHRAALADETAAGFENSWRVNCLGPFLGIRAALPHLTGAKGAAIVNTCSTSAIRPFPNHAAYGSSKWALRGLTQAVAVELAPTGIRVNAVFPGPIATPMLDERTQARLADTSTAGRLGTPTEVADAVAFLVSAQASFITGSELVIDGGQILRIG; from the coding sequence ATGACCCCACCGGTGGCGCTGGTGACCGGAGCGGCCCGGGGACAAGGTGCGGCGATCGTCGCCCGGCTGCACGCCGACGGGTTCCGGGTGGCGGCCTGTGATCTGCTACTCGACGAATTGCGCAGCAGCACAGCAGCGTACGGTGGCAACGTCATCGCTCTGGAGCTCGATGTGACCTCCGAGGCGCAGTGGAACGCCGTCGTCGCCGCGACCGTCGAACGCTTCGGCGCGTTGAGCGCCCTGGTGAACAACGCCGGGGTACTGCACCGGGCCGCCCTCGCCGACGAGACCGCCGCCGGATTCGAAAACAGCTGGCGGGTCAACTGTCTCGGCCCGTTCCTCGGCATCCGGGCCGCGCTGCCGCACCTGACCGGCGCCAAAGGTGCCGCGATCGTCAACACCTGCAGCACCAGCGCGATCCGGCCGTTCCCGAATCATGCCGCCTACGGCTCGTCGAAGTGGGCGCTGCGCGGGCTCACCCAGGCCGTCGCGGTCGAACTCGCACCGACGGGTATTCGGGTCAACGCGGTGTTCCCCGGCCCGATCGCCACCCCCATGCTCGATGAACGCACCCAGGCCCGGCTGGCCGATACCTCCACCGCGGGTCGGCTGGGCACCCCGACCGAGGTGGCCGACGCCGTGGCGTTCCTGGTGTCGGCCCAGGCGTCGTTCATCACCGGTTCGGAGCTGGTGATCGATGGCGGCCAGATCCTGCGGATCGGTTGA
- a CDS encoding alpha/beta hydrolase, translating to MDIIHRLDPALRHLVAARTDLSEELLPAVRAFLNQRRADSAAQLDTAGVDIEDTVACEEVPVRIYRGGARGAVVYCHSGAFVLGNLDTDHLQCLELARRAAVTVISVDYRLAPEHPYPAGFDDALAVLHWTADNAAHWGVATDRLAVAGSSAGGALAAGLAQCAAAGSAPPLRFQLLHQPVLDDGLTPSKQEFTHTPGFDGPAAELMWRHYLAGERPPAGAVPARSTDLTGLAPAFISCSELDPLRDEAVDYALRLMWAGVPTELHVVPGTCHGFDSLVPGWELSRQMLDRHAAALRRALALS from the coding sequence ATGGATATCATCCACCGGTTGGATCCGGCGCTACGGCACCTGGTCGCGGCCCGCACCGACCTGTCCGAAGAGCTGCTGCCGGCGGTGCGCGCCTTCCTGAATCAGCGCCGCGCCGACAGCGCCGCCCAACTGGACACCGCCGGCGTGGATATCGAGGACACGGTGGCCTGCGAGGAGGTGCCGGTGCGCATCTACCGGGGCGGCGCCCGGGGTGCGGTGGTCTACTGCCACAGCGGTGCGTTCGTGCTGGGAAATCTGGACACCGATCATCTGCAGTGCCTGGAGCTGGCGCGCCGCGCCGCCGTCACGGTAATCTCGGTGGACTACCGACTGGCCCCGGAGCATCCGTATCCGGCGGGGTTCGACGATGCGCTGGCGGTACTGCACTGGACGGCGGACAACGCAGCGCACTGGGGAGTGGCCACCGATCGGCTGGCGGTCGCGGGCAGCAGCGCCGGGGGAGCGCTGGCCGCCGGGCTGGCGCAATGCGCCGCCGCCGGGTCCGCGCCGCCGCTCCGATTCCAGTTGCTGCACCAACCGGTGCTCGATGACGGCCTTACCCCGTCCAAGCAGGAGTTCACCCATACGCCCGGATTCGACGGTCCGGCAGCGGAATTGATGTGGCGCCACTACCTGGCCGGTGAACGCCCCCCGGCCGGTGCGGTGCCTGCCCGGTCCACCGACCTGACCGGTCTGGCGCCGGCCTTCATCAGCTGCTCCGAGCTCGACCCGCTGCGCGATGAGGCCGTCGACTACGCACTGCGGCTGATGTGGGCGGGGGTGCCGACCGAACTGCACGTGGTCCCGGGCACCTGCCACGGATTCGACTCGCTGGTCCCGGGTTGGGAGCTCAGCAGGCAGATGCTCGACCGCCACGCCGCGGCACTGCGCCGCGCCCTGGCGCTCAGCTGA
- a CDS encoding DUF427 domain-containing protein, translating into MTLYAGRGPLSRDPAGWFFPSIPDELVFIEPHPRRVQAVLNGRTVIDTETALMVHRRDHPLSYAFPVAEIDGLPTEAVPEKPGYVRVPWDAVDSWIEEGRTLVHYPPNPYHRVDCLPTNRGLRVSVGGTVLVDTTDTVIVYETSLAPRLYVDPAAVRTDLLRRSETTSYCNYKGYATYWSAVVGEQVFADVAWSYADTLPESVAIKGFLSFDDTRTDILAELPVGGNGDCGCAT; encoded by the coding sequence ATGACGCTCTACGCCGGACGCGGGCCGCTGAGCCGTGATCCCGCCGGCTGGTTCTTTCCCTCGATACCGGACGAACTCGTCTTCATCGAACCGCATCCCCGTCGGGTGCAGGCGGTGCTCAACGGACGCACGGTGATCGACACCGAGACCGCCCTGATGGTGCACCGCCGCGACCACCCGCTCAGCTATGCCTTTCCCGTCGCCGAGATCGACGGACTGCCCACCGAAGCGGTACCGGAGAAGCCGGGATACGTGCGGGTGCCCTGGGACGCCGTGGACAGCTGGATCGAGGAGGGGCGCACCCTGGTGCACTACCCGCCGAATCCCTACCACCGGGTGGACTGTCTGCCCACCAATCGGGGTCTGCGGGTCAGCGTCGGCGGCACCGTGCTGGTGGACACCACCGACACCGTGATCGTGTACGAGACCTCGCTGGCGCCACGACTGTACGTCGATCCGGCCGCGGTGCGCACCGATCTGCTGCGCCGCAGCGAGACCACCAGTTACTGCAATTACAAGGGTTACGCGACCTACTGGTCGGCGGTCGTCGGCGAGCAGGTCTTCGCCGATGTGGCGTGGAGCTACGCCGACACCCTGCCGGAATCGGTTGCCATCAAAGGCTTTCTCAGCTTCGACGACACGCGCACCGATATCCTCGCCGAGCTGCCCGTTGGCGGCAACGGCGACTGCGGTTGCGCCACCTGA